The sequence below is a genomic window from Streptomyces sp. B21-105.
TCACCGGTGAGTACACCGACACCAAGGCCGAGGGCGTCTACTCGTGCCGGGCCTGCGGCGCGGAACTGTTCACCTCCGACACCAAGTTCGACTCGCACTGCGGCTGGCCGTCGTTCTTCGACCCGAAGGACACCGACGCCGTGGAGCTGATCGAGGACCGTTCGCACGGGATGGTGCGCACCGAGGTGCGGTGCGCCCGGTGCGGGTCCCACCTCGGACACGTGTTCGCGGGCGAGGGCT
It includes:
- the msrB gene encoding peptide-methionine (R)-S-oxide reductase MsrB, with protein sequence MSYDVEKPDEQWRAELTPAEYAVLRQAATEPAFTGEYTDTKAEGVYSCRACGAELFTSDTKFDSHCGWPSFFDPKDTDAVELIEDRSHGMVRTEVRCARCGSHLGHVFAGEGYQTPTDQRYCINSVSLRLTTQD